From a single Ornithodoros turicata isolate Travis chromosome 8, ASM3712646v1, whole genome shotgun sequence genomic region:
- the LOC135366439 gene encoding nostrin-like isoform X2 — MASFKDSFWGPTGFDELRHLVKQGADFNKELAAIAHERAELEAAYGKGLAKLALRTSRAARDAYGTTAQAWLGVSEDMECEGELHRALSVALLQEVHRALRTLHEAQAPVRKALEAAVDRKARLLRDRRSAQLRAKRQAHERTRDRERLLAPDSSSNKDGTEVSSKLEAKRRRSEELFERAHREYYAASVSTERVRQEWQQLRSQAAQRFQVLEEERLSAARDALQRYVQLLDHIGPSREQSLNAVQRVSSNVDICHDIQEAIQERATGPDVPEQLLPDFYAEDLENPMQPDRRRQALEALLQMLMRDLETERKGKQGVENLAKVFQESPKFGSADAQIKVNENLKQLRLMLAFLEASRHKVQCVLMGLESRPRPHHPLAAHLELRRDRHGLPQTVLKVPPWVGMREADVIPESPVTDDRSVKRSPSGEREPADGWPDTSTDTEDDAEQRLCLGADGGLHQCRALYDYSPQQDDELPLNVGDIITLHTKTEEGWWYGEVGGTCGLFPATYVEELL; from the exons ATGGCTTCTTTTAAAGATTCCTTTTGG GGTCCCACAGGATTTGATGAATTACGGCATCTCGTGAAACAAGGTGCCGATTTCAACAAGGAACTGGCTGCAATCGCGCACGAACG GGCTGAGTTAGAGGCAGCCTATGGCAAAGGTCTTGCAAAGCTGGCTCTGAGGACTTCACGTGCTGCAAGAGATGCCTATGG CACCACAGCACAGGCATGGCTTGGCGTCTCTGAAGACATGGAATGTGAAGGGGAATTACATCGTGCCCTCTCAGTAGCTCTCCTGCAGGAAGTGCATCGTGCACTGCGGACCCTACATGAAGCACAGGCCCCCGTACGCAAGGCCCTCGAAGCAGCTGTAGATCGTAAAGCCCGCCTGCTGCGAGATCGCCGTTCCGCGCAACTCCGTGCCAAGCGACAAGCCCACGAGCGGACTCGAGACCGTGAGCGACTCCTCGCCCCGGACTCCAGCAGCAACAAGGATGGTACTGAGGTTTCGAG CAAATTGGAGGCAAAAAGGAGGCGCAGCGAGGAGCTGtttgagcgcgcacatcgagaGTATTATGCGGCAAGCGTGAGCACTGAACGAGTGCGTCAAGAATGGCAGCAGTTGAGGAGTCAGGCAGCTCAGCGCTTCCAAGTGCTGGAGGAAGAACGACTCAGCGCTGCCAGAGATGCTCTTCAGCGTTACGTTCAGTTGTTGGACCACATTGGCCCATCACGCGAGCAA TCGCTGAATGCAGTACAACGGGTGTCTTCCAACGTGGACATTTGCCATGACATCCAAGAGGCCATCCAGGAAAGGGCAACTGGACCGGACGTCCCGGAGCAACTGTTGCCGGACTTTTAC GCAGAAGACCTGGAAAACCCAATGCAACCGGACCGTCGACGGCAAGCCCTGGAGGCGTTGCTGCAAATGCTCATGAGAGACTTGGAAACAGAGAGAAAAGGCAAACAAG GGGTGGAGAACCTGGCAAAGGTGTTTCAAGAGTCACCGAAATTTGGCAGTGCCGATGCCCAAATTAAAGTAAATGAAAACCTCAAACAG CTGAGATTAATGCTGGCATTTCTGGAAGCATCACGGCACAAGGTCCAGTGTGTTCTGATGGGGCTGGAGAGTCGCCCTAGGCCCCACCATCCTCTGGCTGCGCATCTGGAACTACGCCGTGACAGACAT GGTTTACCTCAAACTGTCCTGAAGGTTCCTCCCTGGGTGGGGATGCGAGAGGCGGATGTAATTCCGGAGAGTCCCGTAACAGACGACCGTTCGGTGAAGAGGTCACCATCGGGAGAGCGGGAGCCTGCTGATGGATGGCCAGACACGTCTACAGACACTGAGGATGATGCAGAACAGAGATTGTGTCTAGGAGCAGACGGAGGGCTACATCAGTGCAGAGCCCTCTATGACTATAGTCCGCAACAGGACGACGAACTCCCGCTTAATGTTG GGGACATCATCACGTTACACACGAAGACGGAAGAAGGTTGGTGGTACGGGGAAGTTGGAGGAACATGTGGGCTCTTCCCGGCCACCTACGTTGAGGAACTCCTGTGA
- the LOC135366439 gene encoding nostrin-like isoform X1, with protein sequence MRSIRSLRRRMWLSLTAPSSGKGPTGFDELRHLVKQGADFNKELAAIAHERAELEAAYGKGLAKLALRTSRAARDAYGTTAQAWLGVSEDMECEGELHRALSVALLQEVHRALRTLHEAQAPVRKALEAAVDRKARLLRDRRSAQLRAKRQAHERTRDRERLLAPDSSSNKDGTEVSSKLEAKRRRSEELFERAHREYYAASVSTERVRQEWQQLRSQAAQRFQVLEEERLSAARDALQRYVQLLDHIGPSREQSLNAVQRVSSNVDICHDIQEAIQERATGPDVPEQLLPDFYAEDLENPMQPDRRRQALEALLQMLMRDLETERKGKQGVENLAKVFQESPKFGSADAQIKVNENLKQLRLMLAFLEASRHKVQCVLMGLESRPRPHHPLAAHLELRRDRHGLPQTVLKVPPWVGMREADVIPESPVTDDRSVKRSPSGEREPADGWPDTSTDTEDDAEQRLCLGADGGLHQCRALYDYSPQQDDELPLNVGDIITLHTKTEEGWWYGEVGGTCGLFPATYVEELL encoded by the exons ATGCGTAGTATTAGATCATTGCGCAGGAGGATGTGGTTATCTCTCACGGCGCCTTCAAGTGGGAAG GGTCCCACAGGATTTGATGAATTACGGCATCTCGTGAAACAAGGTGCCGATTTCAACAAGGAACTGGCTGCAATCGCGCACGAACG GGCTGAGTTAGAGGCAGCCTATGGCAAAGGTCTTGCAAAGCTGGCTCTGAGGACTTCACGTGCTGCAAGAGATGCCTATGG CACCACAGCACAGGCATGGCTTGGCGTCTCTGAAGACATGGAATGTGAAGGGGAATTACATCGTGCCCTCTCAGTAGCTCTCCTGCAGGAAGTGCATCGTGCACTGCGGACCCTACATGAAGCACAGGCCCCCGTACGCAAGGCCCTCGAAGCAGCTGTAGATCGTAAAGCCCGCCTGCTGCGAGATCGCCGTTCCGCGCAACTCCGTGCCAAGCGACAAGCCCACGAGCGGACTCGAGACCGTGAGCGACTCCTCGCCCCGGACTCCAGCAGCAACAAGGATGGTACTGAGGTTTCGAG CAAATTGGAGGCAAAAAGGAGGCGCAGCGAGGAGCTGtttgagcgcgcacatcgagaGTATTATGCGGCAAGCGTGAGCACTGAACGAGTGCGTCAAGAATGGCAGCAGTTGAGGAGTCAGGCAGCTCAGCGCTTCCAAGTGCTGGAGGAAGAACGACTCAGCGCTGCCAGAGATGCTCTTCAGCGTTACGTTCAGTTGTTGGACCACATTGGCCCATCACGCGAGCAA TCGCTGAATGCAGTACAACGGGTGTCTTCCAACGTGGACATTTGCCATGACATCCAAGAGGCCATCCAGGAAAGGGCAACTGGACCGGACGTCCCGGAGCAACTGTTGCCGGACTTTTAC GCAGAAGACCTGGAAAACCCAATGCAACCGGACCGTCGACGGCAAGCCCTGGAGGCGTTGCTGCAAATGCTCATGAGAGACTTGGAAACAGAGAGAAAAGGCAAACAAG GGGTGGAGAACCTGGCAAAGGTGTTTCAAGAGTCACCGAAATTTGGCAGTGCCGATGCCCAAATTAAAGTAAATGAAAACCTCAAACAG CTGAGATTAATGCTGGCATTTCTGGAAGCATCACGGCACAAGGTCCAGTGTGTTCTGATGGGGCTGGAGAGTCGCCCTAGGCCCCACCATCCTCTGGCTGCGCATCTGGAACTACGCCGTGACAGACAT GGTTTACCTCAAACTGTCCTGAAGGTTCCTCCCTGGGTGGGGATGCGAGAGGCGGATGTAATTCCGGAGAGTCCCGTAACAGACGACCGTTCGGTGAAGAGGTCACCATCGGGAGAGCGGGAGCCTGCTGATGGATGGCCAGACACGTCTACAGACACTGAGGATGATGCAGAACAGAGATTGTGTCTAGGAGCAGACGGAGGGCTACATCAGTGCAGAGCCCTCTATGACTATAGTCCGCAACAGGACGACGAACTCCCGCTTAATGTTG GGGACATCATCACGTTACACACGAAGACGGAAGAAGGTTGGTGGTACGGGGAAGTTGGAGGAACATGTGGGCTCTTCCCGGCCACCTACGTTGAGGAACTCCTGTGA